The Halovulum dunhuangense genome includes the window GGTCGGGAAGCTGGTAGAGCTTGCCATCGGGACCGGTGGTGAAGCTGATCCCGATGAAGTCGTCCAGGTCCAGCGTCGGGCTGGTGACGTCCGCGCCCTCGCCCGCCATCCAGTCGGTCAGGTTGCGGGCCTGCTGATAGCGCCAGTGGGTGCCGATCAGGTCGCTGTCGTTGACATAGGCGTCATAGACGTTCTCGCCGGTCTGCATCTGCGTCTGCAGCTTCTCGACCACGTCGCCCTCGCCGATCAGGTCGTGAGTGACCTGGATGCCGGTGATCGCGGTGAAGGCGGGCGCCAGCACCTGGGCTTCGTATTCGTGGGTGGTGATCGTCTCGGACACCACGTTGATCGACATGCCCTCGAAAGGCGCGGCAGCGTCGATGAACCACTGCATTTCGGCTTCCTGCTCCTCGCGGGTCAGCGAGGACAGATCACCGATCTCGGCGTCGAGGAACGCACGGGCGGCGTTCATGTCCGCAAAGGCCGGCCCAGCGAGCGCGATGAGCGCAAGGCCCAGCGCCGTGGACGATTTGTATGACAAGTTCATTTAATCCCTCCCAAAAAGGACTGCGGTTATGATTACGACCGCCCGCTTGTCACCCGCGCGGTCGCCTTGTGGTTGCCCCGTCAGACCCAGCGAAACACCGCTGCGGCGTAGACGAGACAGACGATCAGCGCACCCCAGAGGGGGGCGCCGAAGGTGGCGAGCCAGGCCAGGCAGATGAAGGCCGAGCCCAGAAGACTGATGAAGAGACGGTCGCCGCGCGTGGTCTCGATCCGCAGGATGCCGCGGCGCGGCGTCTCGGGGAACTTGATCGCGAGGATCGTCATGGTGAGCAGAAGGCAGGCGATCACGATGAAGAAGATCGCCGTGGGCCAGGTCCAGGCCATCCATGCCATGGGTCGTCTCCTTGCTTACACGCGGCCCAGGGCAAAGCCCTTGGCGATGTAGTTGCGCACAAAGTAGATCACCAGCGCGCCGGGAATGATGGTCAGCACGCCGGCCGCCGCCAGCACGCCCCAGTCCAGCCCCGAGGCCGATACCGTCCGCGTCATGGTCGCCGCGATCGACTTCGCATCGACCGAGGTCAGGGTGCGCGACAGCAGCAGTTCCACCCACGAGAACATGAAGCAGAAGAAGGCGGCCACCCCGATGCCCGAGGCGATCAGCGGCATGAATATCTTCACGAAGAAGCGCGGGAAGCTGTAGCCGTCGATATAGGCGGTCTCGTCGATTTCCTTGGGCACGCCGCGCATGAACCCCTCGAGGATCCAGACCGCCAGCGGCACGTTGAACAGGCAGTGCGCCAGCGCGACGGCGATGTGGGTGTCGTAAAGCCCGACCGAGGAATAAAGCTGGAAGAACGGCAGCGCGAACACGGCGGGCGGCGCCATGCGGTTGGTCAGCAGCCAGAAGAACAGGTGCT containing:
- a CDS encoding DUF2160 domain-containing protein; translated protein: MAWMAWTWPTAIFFIVIACLLLTMTILAIKFPETPRRGILRIETTRGDRLFISLLGSAFICLAWLATFGAPLWGALIVCLVYAAAVFRWV
- a CDS encoding carbohydrate ABC transporter permease, giving the protein MADATMAATSRSTGLALPRIKASTVVMVLYLAFLMLPIYWLLNMSLKTNSEILGTFSLWPRELTFQNYITIFTDPSWYWGYINSLTYVVMNTVISIAVALPAAYAFSRYSFMGDKHLFFWLLTNRMAPPAVFALPFFQLYSSVGLYDTHIAVALAHCLFNVPLAVWILEGFMRGVPKEIDETAYIDGYSFPRFFVKIFMPLIASGIGVAAFFCFMFSWVELLLSRTLTSVDAKSIAATMTRTVSASGLDWGVLAAAGVLTIIPGALVIYFVRNYIAKGFALGRV